One genomic segment of Chlamydiota bacterium includes these proteins:
- a CDS encoding 50S ribosomal protein L9 codes for MEILLLQTIEKLGEAGTVRKVSDGYARNYLIPRHFAIPAVEGVVAMAKTLAENRQAEEHEILEEAKALKERLESMTCSISVKVGRNDQLFGSVTHQDIAKVLEEAGVTIDRRRILLDGPIKHLGDFSAVVKLHPQVEASLKVSVVRK; via the coding sequence ATGGAAATATTACTGTTACAGACAATCGAGAAATTAGGTGAAGCAGGAACGGTTCGAAAAGTTTCGGATGGTTATGCAAGAAATTACCTTATTCCAAGACATTTTGCGATTCCCGCCGTAGAAGGTGTTGTTGCTATGGCTAAAACTTTGGCAGAAAATCGGCAGGCCGAGGAACATGAAATTTTGGAAGAAGCAAAGGCTTTGAAAGAACGCTTGGAATCAATGACATGTAGTATTTCAGTTAAAGTGGGTCGCAATGATCAATTGTTTGGGTCAGTCACCCATCAGGATATTGCAAAGGTTTTAGAAGAGGCTGGAGTAACGATTGACCGAAGAAGAATTCTGTTGGATGGACCCATCAAGCATCTTGGAGATTTTTCCGCTGTGGTGAAGTTGCATCCCCAGGTCGAAGCTTCTTTGAAGGTTTCTGTTGTTCGTAAGTAA
- the rpsF gene encoding 30S ribosomal protein S6 has protein sequence MKHYEAMVILDPTVVDAEAEKLVKGFESELVGSGGSIVSRDLQGKRALAYKVKGFREGIYALLLFQAPSDGILKIEKKFKITPQVLRYLLIKN, from the coding sequence GTGAAGCATTATGAAGCAATGGTCATTTTAGATCCAACGGTTGTAGACGCGGAAGCGGAAAAACTTGTCAAAGGGTTTGAAAGTGAATTGGTAGGCTCTGGGGGTTCCATTGTGTCTCGTGACCTTCAAGGGAAGCGTGCTCTTGCCTATAAGGTTAAAGGTTTTCGGGAGGGGATTTATGCTCTTTTACTTTTTCAAGCTCCTTCTGATGGAATATTAAAGATCGAAAAGAAATTTAAAATAACTCCTCAGGTTTTAAGATATCTTTTGATAAAGAATTGA
- a CDS encoding 30S ribosomal protein S18 — protein MEERRERRDDRDRRSEKTEREEKVIRKKKCRFCIDQVEGIDYKDTLKLRKNLTERGKIIPRRITGNCSFHQRQIASAVKRARFIALIPPIIDQ, from the coding sequence ATGGAAGAACGTCGTGAGCGAAGAGATGATCGGGATCGGCGCAGTGAGAAAACAGAACGCGAAGAGAAGGTTATTCGGAAGAAAAAGTGTAGATTCTGTATCGATCAAGTTGAAGGGATTGATTATAAGGATACCTTAAAACTTCGAAAGAATTTGACAGAGCGCGGGAAAATTATTCCTCGTAGAATTACAGGTAATTGTTCTTTTCACCAAAGACAGATTGCAAGTGCGGTGAAGCGAGCAAGATTTATTGCACTGATTCCGCCGATCATTGATCAATAA
- the ssb gene encoding single-stranded DNA-binding protein, with protein MADLNKVFLVGRLTRDPEVRYTSGGQAVADLGLATGRTYLSKTGEKKEEVCFVDVVVWGRQAETSGQYLTKGSPILVEGRLQLDSWETKEGEKRNRLKVVALRVQFLGRPPSKGTSPVSEEVGVSSKSEEGVESSDEAEDDIPF; from the coding sequence ATGGCAGATCTTAATAAAGTTTTTTTGGTGGGTCGATTAACGCGGGATCCTGAAGTAAGATATACCTCAGGAGGTCAGGCAGTAGCAGATCTTGGGCTTGCGACTGGGAGAACTTATTTATCAAAAACAGGGGAAAAGAAGGAAGAGGTTTGTTTTGTTGATGTTGTGGTTTGGGGACGTCAGGCAGAAACATCAGGTCAATATCTGACAAAGGGTTCTCCCATTTTGGTTGAAGGAAGATTGCAGTTGGATAGTTGGGAGACCAAAGAAGGTGAAAAGAGAAATCGTTTAAAGGTTGTTGCCTTGAGGGTTCAATTTCTAGGCCGTCCGCCTTCAAAAGGGACTTCTCCTGTCTCAGAGGAAGTAGGGGTCTCCTCTAAATCTGAAGAAGGGGTAGAGAGTTCCGACGAAGCAGAGGATGATATCCCGTTCTAA